The following nucleotide sequence is from Syntrophorhabdaceae bacterium.
ATGTGGGAGATTTTATCGTTGTGATCAATGCCGAAAAGATAAAGCTTACCGGCAGAAAGCTTTTCCAGAAAACATACAACCAACACAGCGGCTACCCGGGTGGTCTCAAAGTGGTGAATGCGAAGACACTGCTTGAAAAGAAACCGGAAGAGCTCATCATCTATGCCGTGAAAGGCATGCTGCCCAAGAACAATCTGGGGAGACAGCTATTAAAGAAGCTCAAGGTGTACAAGGGAAGTGAACACCCTCACAAAGCGCAAATGCCCAGAGAGATTATATTGAAGGAGGTACGAGGTGCCTGAAAAAAGGTACTATGCAACAGGGAAACGAAAAACCGCAGTAGCAAGGGTATGGTTAAAACAAGGTGCAGGCGAGTTTATCATCAACGGAAAAAAACTTGAAGAGTATTTTCCACTCGAAGAATGGCGGTTGATGGTCGCAAAGCCTTTTGTACTCACCGGTAATATCGGCAAATTCGACGTTACCGCGAACATATATGGCGGCGGTATTCCTGCCCAGGCATGGGCATTGGGCCATGGGATTGCCAAGGCCCTGTTGGAATTCAACGTTAATCTCAGGGTCACCCTTAAAAAACAGGGACTCATTACCAGGGATCCGAGGGTGAAAGAGAGAAAGAAATACGGGAAGAAGGCGGCAAGGGCAAGCTTCCAGTTCTCAAAGAGATAATCCTTCATGCAGAAGATTGGTATTGTTGGCGCTACGGGATATACAGGTCTTGTACTTATATCCACGCTCCTCGCCCATCCTGATGCAAAGATTACCTTAATCACATCAAACACTTATAAGGGCAAAAAGATATCCGGGGTGTTTCCTCTCCTTAAGGGGGTCTTCGAAGAGACATTGGAACCGACCGACGGGGACCATGCCGGCAAGTGTGATGTCTACTTCCTGTGCCTGCCCCATGGGAGCTCGATGGAAATGGCACGGAGGCTTTACGATGGCAAGGCGATAATCGTTGACCTCAGCGCTGATTTCCGGTTTGAAGACACCGCTGTTTATGAAAAGGCTTACATCCCTCACGTTGCCAAGGAACTGATCCCGAAAGCGGTCTATGGATTGCCT
It contains:
- the rplM gene encoding 50S ribosomal protein L13; this encodes MMKTYFPKADDVTRDWYVVNAEGEALGRLAARVASILRGKEKPTFTPYMDVGDFIVVINAEKIKLTGRKLFQKTYNQHSGYPGGLKVVNAKTLLEKKPEELIIYAVKGMLPKNNLGRQLLKKLKVYKGSEHPHKAQMPREIILKEVRGA
- the rpsI gene encoding 30S ribosomal protein S9, producing the protein MPEKRYYATGKRKTAVARVWLKQGAGEFIINGKKLEEYFPLEEWRLMVAKPFVLTGNIGKFDVTANIYGGGIPAQAWALGHGIAKALLEFNVNLRVTLKKQGLITRDPRVKERKKYGKKAARASFQFSKR